From a single Paenibacillus sp. FSL W8-0426 genomic region:
- a CDS encoding IS110 family transposase, with protein MNPVIGLDISKGESYGQAFLKRGKPYRGTFQFEHTQEGLTKLLQAIQDLEHAAGLRPTLLLEATGHYQSPVVQFLEEHHYLYIVINPLISNRLRKSSLRKVKTDAADAYLLGELYYKEEFEPFKKRGVQLLNLRYLTRQYESLSKMCVQIKLQFQAVLDQVFPTYKSVFGDIYSHISLRFLSEFPTSYLVLQSDEGMLKSKFKELLSSRRGRSENWICVRVKRLLLAAKQNPFQQNMYSSHLVNLRVLISLILQYQEHLSQLEKNIDALAEEIQEYDLIQSIPGIGPKIAATILSEIGEVDRFDHPKKLVAFAGIDPSVFASGKFTATRNRITKRGSRQLRYALVMAVQCGLIRSRNLRLKDFYDRKRAEGKPHKVALIACANKLVHWLYVILKSKKTFRAV; from the coding sequence ATGAATCCAGTGATTGGCCTGGATATTTCTAAAGGTGAAAGCTATGGGCAAGCCTTTTTAAAGCGAGGCAAACCGTACAGAGGGACGTTTCAATTTGAACATACCCAAGAAGGTCTGACGAAGTTACTTCAAGCTATTCAGGATCTTGAACATGCTGCTGGACTACGTCCTACACTACTTCTTGAGGCGACTGGGCATTACCAGAGTCCTGTTGTTCAGTTCTTAGAGGAGCATCATTATTTGTACATTGTCATTAATCCGCTTATCTCAAATCGGCTTAGAAAGTCCAGCCTTCGTAAGGTAAAAACGGATGCCGCTGATGCCTATTTGCTAGGAGAGTTGTACTATAAAGAAGAATTTGAGCCCTTTAAAAAAAGAGGTGTTCAACTGCTTAATTTGCGTTATCTAACAAGACAATATGAGTCTCTTTCAAAGATGTGTGTACAAATTAAACTGCAGTTTCAAGCTGTTCTTGATCAAGTTTTCCCTACGTACAAAAGTGTTTTTGGAGATATCTATTCTCATATTTCACTTCGATTTCTAAGTGAATTTCCAACTTCATATTTGGTACTACAATCGGACGAAGGAATGCTTAAATCCAAATTCAAAGAGCTGCTTTCCTCAAGACGAGGACGATCAGAGAATTGGATCTGTGTGCGAGTTAAGCGTCTACTTCTTGCGGCAAAACAAAATCCTTTTCAGCAGAATATGTACTCTAGTCACTTGGTTAACCTGAGAGTTTTGATTTCGCTCATCCTTCAGTACCAAGAACATCTATCTCAATTGGAAAAGAACATAGATGCTCTCGCTGAAGAAATTCAAGAATATGATTTAATCCAGTCGATTCCCGGTATAGGTCCTAAAATTGCGGCAACAATTTTATCGGAAATTGGAGAAGTCGACCGATTTGATCATCCAAAGAAACTAGTAGCCTTTGCGGGCATTGACCCGAGTGTATTCGCATCTGGAAAGTTTACGGCAACACGCAATCGAATTACCAAACGTGGTTCACGACAACTTCGTTATGCTCTAGTTATGGCCGTCCAGTGTGGACTCATCCGCTCTCGAAATCTGCGACTTAAAGATTTTTATGATCGCAAAAGAGCCGAAGGAAAGCCACATAAAGTAGCTTTAATCGCATGCGCAAATAAGCTGGTTCATTGGCTTTATGTCATCCTGAAAAGTAAAAAAACTTTCCGCGCTGTCTAA
- a CDS encoding TetR/AcrR family transcriptional regulator — MNTYDKILAAALKVLEEEGGAQFSTRAVTAIAQVTAPTLYHHFGNADGLLSAAIVEAFKQLFESKIAAVESTIPEMALRQGWDDYVRFAAARPRIYAAMMGRLLEGAHIEAADQSYQALVQNVQRVADEGKLAVSAQAAADLVWASANTASWLYVTAQVRKTPPPQPDVVDLIRESVMQIILIQRPEADSK, encoded by the coding sequence ATGAACACATATGACAAAATATTGGCAGCTGCTCTTAAGGTACTCGAAGAGGAGGGCGGAGCCCAATTTTCGACGCGAGCCGTAACTGCGATCGCGCAGGTTACAGCACCTACCCTCTACCACCATTTCGGCAATGCCGATGGACTTCTGAGTGCAGCTATAGTGGAAGCGTTCAAACAGTTATTTGAAAGCAAGATTGCCGCGGTGGAGTCGACCATTCCAGAGATGGCTCTTCGTCAAGGATGGGATGACTATGTCCGCTTCGCGGCAGCCCGTCCTCGGATTTATGCGGCGATGATGGGGCGGTTGCTCGAGGGAGCCCATATCGAGGCGGCAGATCAGTCGTACCAAGCATTGGTGCAAAATGTTCAGAGAGTCGCCGACGAAGGCAAACTGGCTGTGTCCGCTCAGGCTGCGGCAGATCTGGTCTGGGCTTCTGCGAATACGGCCTCTTGGCTGTATGTGACGGCCCAGGTTCGTAAGACACCCCCACCCCAGCCAGACGTCGTTGATCTCATTCGGGAAAGCGTAATGCAGATCATTTTGATCCAGAGGCCGGAAGCCGATTCAAAATGA
- a CDS encoding SDR family NAD(P)-dependent oxidoreductase, with the protein MPSKTQELVVVTGTSSGIGRATAEQLAAEGFHVLAGVRRQEDADKIKRKNIEPVIVDVTNINTLQALAERVEQDPLGRPLRAVVNNAGIAVNAPLEMVPLDEFRRQIEVSVIGQVAVIQALTPALLNSGGRVVNIGSLGGKVSMPGFGIYSAAKYAMEAINDSLRREMSSFGLKVIMITPGGVSTGLSEQGITTAERLAKLMTPDQHRRHDRLFDAVKAQAETWATDGIRPEKVAAVVSRAIHVSKPRTRYTVGRDSALLTRLVRILPDKLLDRMLRSQMKLQ; encoded by the coding sequence ATGCCATCTAAAACTCAAGAGCTGGTCGTCGTCACAGGTACGTCCAGCGGTATCGGCAGGGCTACTGCGGAGCAGCTCGCCGCTGAAGGATTTCATGTTTTGGCGGGGGTTCGTCGTCAGGAAGACGCCGACAAAATCAAACGCAAAAATATCGAACCGGTGATCGTCGATGTTACCAATATCAACACACTACAGGCGCTGGCCGAACGGGTGGAGCAAGATCCGCTTGGTCGCCCTTTGCGGGCCGTGGTCAACAATGCCGGCATCGCCGTTAATGCCCCTCTCGAGATGGTTCCGCTGGATGAATTTCGCCGCCAGATCGAAGTCAGCGTGATCGGACAGGTCGCGGTTATTCAGGCACTTACCCCGGCCTTGCTGAACAGCGGCGGGCGAGTAGTCAATATCGGTTCGCTTGGGGGCAAGGTTTCCATGCCCGGGTTCGGAATTTATTCGGCTGCAAAGTATGCTATGGAAGCGATCAATGACAGTCTCCGCAGGGAGATGTCCTCGTTTGGCCTCAAGGTAATCATGATCACTCCGGGTGGCGTCAGCACGGGTCTGTCGGAGCAAGGGATTACGACAGCGGAGCGACTGGCGAAATTGATGACGCCGGATCAGCACCGGCGCCATGATCGTCTTTTTGATGCCGTGAAGGCTCAGGCTGAAACGTGGGCCACGGACGGTATCCGCCCCGAGAAAGTGGCAGCAGTGGTTTCACGAGCCATCCACGTAAGTAAGCCACGCACCCGCTATACGGTCGGCCGCGATTCGG
- a CDS encoding SDR family oxidoreductase, which yields MGKFDGKVAVVTGGTSGIGLASAQQFVKEGAYVFITGRRQRELDEAVKQIGKNVTGVRGDISKSEDLDILFETVKREKGHLDILFANAGLGSFLPLGEITEAQYYKTFDVNVKGTIFTVQKALALFPNKRGSIILTGSTAGSTGMPAFSIYGASKAAIRQLVRSWILDMRGTEIRINILSPGTIVTPAYDELFGSELDHILEQAKNDIPLGRVGQVEEISNAVMFLASNESSYMNGVELFVDGGVAQV from the coding sequence ATGGGGAAATTTGACGGGAAGGTAGCAGTTGTAACCGGAGGTACAAGCGGCATCGGTCTCGCGTCGGCACAACAGTTCGTAAAAGAAGGGGCTTACGTTTTTATCACAGGACGCAGACAACGTGAACTGGATGAAGCAGTAAAGCAGATCGGAAAGAATGTTACAGGTGTCCGAGGTGACATATCTAAATCGGAAGATCTAGATATATTATTCGAAACAGTTAAGCGAGAAAAGGGACACTTGGACATTCTCTTTGCAAATGCCGGATTAGGGTCATTCCTTCCATTAGGAGAAATTACAGAAGCACAATACTACAAGACTTTCGATGTCAACGTGAAAGGAACCATCTTTACAGTACAAAAAGCATTAGCTTTGTTTCCAAATAAAAGAGGTTCGATTATTCTAACGGGATCCACTGCTGGCTCGACGGGGATGCCAGCGTTTAGTATCTATGGTGCATCCAAGGCAGCGATCAGACAGCTCGTCCGCAGCTGGATTCTTGATATGAGAGGGACCGAAATTCGTATAAACATCCTTAGTCCGGGAACCATCGTAACGCCGGCGTACGATGAGTTATTTGGCTCTGAACTGGATCATATCCTGGAACAGGCAAAAAATGATATTCCGCTCGGCAGAGTGGGGCAGGTTGAAGAGATCTCCAATGCTGTCATGTTCCTGGCCTCTAATGAAAGCAGCTATATGAACGGCGTTGAATTATTCGTAGATGGCGGAGTAGCTCAAGTTTAA
- a CDS encoding winged helix-turn-helix transcriptional regulator — translation MKTFFCELEVTLEVIGGKWKGLVLYYLIKGPKRTGELKRLVHNISQKMLIQTLRELETDGLIRRKMYNQVPPKVEYSTTELGQSLEPILRSLCDWGGNYAEQSFAPGEIEILYLD, via the coding sequence ATGAAAACATTTTTCTGTGAACTGGAAGTTACACTAGAGGTTATCGGAGGAAAGTGGAAGGGGCTTGTTCTGTACTATTTAATAAAAGGACCTAAACGGACGGGAGAGCTTAAGCGACTCGTTCATAATATATCGCAAAAGATGCTGATTCAAACTCTTCGGGAACTGGAAACAGACGGATTAATTCGCAGAAAGATGTACAATCAGGTACCGCCTAAGGTCGAATATTCAACGACGGAACTGGGTCAATCACTTGAACCCATTTTGAGATCGCTTTGTGATTGGGGGGGGAATTACGCAGAGCAATCCTTCGCTCCGGGCGAGATTGAGATTTTGTATCTGGATTAA